The following coding sequences lie in one Verrucomicrobiota bacterium genomic window:
- a CDS encoding zinc ribbon domain-containing protein encodes MPLYEYELCDGNCVVCGGKFTLRRPLSAPELKQCPACRKPVRKIISNVFSPMKLKPLSIIDAKKAGFTVLKKTGKGEYERQ; translated from the coding sequence ATGCCTCTTTACGAATACGAACTTTGCGACGGCAACTGCGTGGTTTGCGGTGGAAAATTTACGCTCCGCCGTCCTCTTAGCGCGCCGGAACTGAAACAATGCCCGGCCTGCCGCAAGCCGGTGCGGAAAATCATTTCCAACGTGTTTTCACCCATGAAACTCAAGCCGTTGTCCATCATCGACGCCAAGAAAGCCGGATTCACCGTGCTCAAGAAAACCGGCAAAGGGGAGTACGAGCGGCAGTAA